The region GATTCGTTTCTTCACGTTGAAACCGCGAATCGCGTTTCTGATCAATGATGCGATCACCCCCGTTCCGCGAATTTCCAAACTTAGGTCATGGTGACCTGCCTGAAAAAACACATTATTTTAGAACGATGCGAACTGTGGATTCTTTagcaaaatatatatgtatcattacattattatatactattattatattatcattattatatattataattatatatacagggtgagtcTCTTAACATGGGGATTTAAAATAACTCGCAAATTATTCGTTGTAGGAAGAGAAGTTTGAAGCAAAAGTTACATAGTATCTAGAGGCACACAGTGttataatttgttttttattactttGCTTTTTTAACGATACACTAGGGCCTAGATACCATAAAACTTtcgtttcaaacattttttcgtaCAAAGAATTACTTACGAGTTATTTCAAGTCGTCGTGTTAGGAGACTCGccctgtatataaaatatataagtaattGTACAATATCTGTGATTCTCCGGATTTCAATCGTGCAGTCAAGTGGAAAATCAAATGACTTTCACTGACATTCGTACATTACGTTTCGTCAAAATTCTGGTTCATTTCTCGAAGGTAGGCCTGGACACGAAGCAGTTCAGGTCTATTCCGAGGAAGCACGAGAATCTTGGGAGTTCCAGGAAACGTTGGACCAAAGCGCAACGTGCTATTGAAAACACGATTGAAACGCAAAGAACCACAAACACGTCAACGTCATTCGtgcaaattttctaaaatagtcTTAACACATTACTCATTCGCAGTAAATCGAGCGAATACATACGACAGACCATCAGTTTAAGATTTTAGAAATCATCGACTTCGGAGTCGACATACTCTCATCGCCATCATCGCTGTCCACTTTGATAGATAACACGCTATTATTATTGACACACGCACAGGTGCGAATCTGTTTAATAATCTTTCTACTTCTACCGCTTCTAATAGATTTAGGAAAAACCGATCGGTGGTCTGCCGGTTGATAACCGAAGTAACAAAACGCCGATTTATAGGCAACCAGTCCATAAATGCTAATGCTATGAAGCCTATTAATAGGCTGCTGATAAGCAACGTGTTAAGACTTTCGAGTGGCGCATGTATCATCTATCATTTCAACTCCTTAATCGTGAACCACTGATACTTAGAATGATCTACCCTATTTATATGCTCCTTATACAAATGAATTCTACCTGAGTGTACTCCATATAAGCGTGTCTCCTGATTAAATCCAATACTTCATAAAATAACCAATCCAAAATAACGAAAACACTGGCCGTGATGAGCTCAAGAAGCAATTTAACTGTCTGTCCAGTCAAATGAGACCTTTCGGTTTTGCTCGGTTTCACGCTATAAGGATCAACAAACTTTCTCCTCTCGATTTTCTTGAACGGCAACAGAGTCATACTACCACGTGCTCTTCTTCTTGCGTCTATCTTGCGAAAATAGGGCGACACATATATATTGTCGAACTCAATATCAGACAAATATTTGTCGTGGTATCTCTGAGCGTCGAAAATGATTTTTAGAAACACGAAGGACAAGCATCTTTTTACGATAGTCATCACGGACTGGAACAATCTTCTTCGCACTGTGAATTCGTGTATTACCGCTCTGGCAGCATACGCCGAATCTTGAAGATCCAAAATCACTGGCGGCTTCCTCACTTTGTATTGCAGCTTCGCGTCCTTTAAGCTCCGGCTGAATTCGTCCCGAGCACCTTCGAAGAAAGATCGTCTGAGTGAACTTTAACACAGGAAATCGCGATTCACAAACGGTGCCTGATGTGCGAGCCTCTCAGAAGCCAAACTGGTCAGCTCCACTTTTGGTTAATTGGTTActttaattacataaattaacatttattaatatttacttcTCGGGAAGcaaatgatttatatttatgagtTCATTCGTCGCGAAAAGatgacataaataataataaactttaaggtAATTTTAAAAGACATGGATCAAGTTCTACGTCTTCCAAGTGGCTCGCACGGGACTTATAAGAGAAAAAGACGAATCTTTTCTAACGAAATAGATCGCATCAGGCTTGAACACGTTAACCggttaatatatttgtaaaatgattattttaaaataatattcaacttccgttcaatatttaataataggAAAATTGGTAAAGAATtatctttcgttctttttcatttaaccctttgagtgctgtgggcgcatataggtgtctggcgaaagctatcggtgtggactaaggacatatatatgcgctttctgtaagtgcccggcatgggctaaggacgcatgtatgggtttttcaatttttccgaacacctacgcagaagtaatactattacgtttgtgtgaaataaatataaatgcattccttatggcagtaaacaaatgccaatagtgttATTGTtaaagtggtcaccacttgtaagaaaactctacatctaatttttttagttttctcaagcactgaatttttcatacacaactaaattattaacttgtgttatatttactaaatttagttttctagtttattgttttctagtttattacccaaattctagttaactgtaaatttcaatgtttataataaataattaaaaataactaaaaaataacgctcttgaatcatttaatctcgtgcaaaagaattactataacttattacgacttgcgctttgaatagtcaatcaacagagttcagtctaacgaaaaagtattccgtccataTCGATCGTCAGAGCTAGACACGCGCAgtccgtacggacgacataggccgcgagtagtcagcactcaaagggtttatTTTCTGGAAgaatcaataattttataataatacttttCAAAGCGATGTATCCTTCGCCGATGCCAGTATCAACCTTTCCTTCAGGATCACAGATACTAGAACCACCCAGTGCTTGGACCAGATTACAGACGAAAGTCAGTTTCATCGGCCAACACAACAGCCAAGCAACAAATACGCTCACTGCTTCGTAACACTTGTCGTAAGCATTACCGAACATGTCCCTTTAAGATTATTTGTACATATTTgacaatattaatttaaatttctaactGACGAGAaacctacaaaaaaaaaatgtattgtaaTTTCCATTGAATAATTGAAAAGCGTTACTTCAAATAAAACGAGGGAAAGGTAGAGAGAACATAATTTGAtggtataaataataaataatagaaataaaataaatatttggtcAATTTTATAATTAGCAAAAGTTGCCAAATATTTTGATTGGAATACTCGggcaatattaaaattaaaaggtATTATAAATTGCAAGATATGTAACAGGTTTTTTCAAACATACCTACATCTTCCTGCACCTCGACTAAGTTGCTCTTCGCATCGAGCTTcgatttttttcttatatttagcTTCAAATATTTCTGCATCTGATTTGGcttcttcaatttttttctcGTGCTTCTCTTCCATTTCCTTGCTTCTTTTTGTATCACCTTGCAACTCGTCCAAATAATCGTTTTCCTCCTTTAATCGCAACATTTCTTCCTCCCCCTCCACTTCTTCGACAATCGGGCTCATTAAGTCCCTCACCGAAGAAAGCGTGTCTTTTATCTCATTTGCATCCGCCTTCATAGCAAGGATCGCCtttgaataaatataacgattaaGAATAAGAGGAATTTTCGTAATTGGCGCCGATGTAGCAACAAAATCACGCAGACATACGTATCTCTACCTGTGCTTTcggaaaattttattccaaattgTGTAACCTAACGAACAAGCATCGtaattatttcgattttaatatGAACTCgttcaaaatatgaattttaattaaaatataacgagCAGTGTTATTTGAGCTTCCCAATTTGCAGAAAACACAGGAATCATTAAGTTgcatatttt is a window of Bombus terrestris chromosome 17, iyBomTerr1.2, whole genome shotgun sequence DNA encoding:
- the LOC100650224 gene encoding protein sneaky, with translation MPGMENVTNLGLRVEKFKKNFLKHYQAKFPILFRICFDPIGTHKKSRAFIGFLLGFFMAVLLYECIIVDLQFDAYTSVCLGGILITMLSIGCALSIQVRCISILTIPAFFGRAGRSMLRALIFGYIIAGPLFNLVYNAKEVVRTFGCTTQLTYNLTKTRFDLMFKPFQQAILAMKADANEIKDTLSSVRDLMSPIVEEVEGEEEMLRLKEENDYLDELQGDTKRSKEMEEKHEKKIEEAKSDAEIFEAKYKKKIEARCEEQLSRGAGRCRDMFGNAYDKCYEAVSVFVAWLLCWPMKLTFVCNLVQALGGSSICDPEGKVDTGIGEGYIALKSARDEFSRSLKDAKLQYKVRKPPVILDLQDSAYAARAVIHEFTVRRRLFQSVMTIVKRCLSFVFLKIIFDAQRYHDKYLSDIEFDNIYVSPYFRKIDARRRARGSMTLLPFKKIERRKFVDPYSVKPSKTERSHLTGQTVKLLLELITASVFVILDWLFYEVLDLIRRHAYMEYTQAGHHDLSLEIRGTGVIASLIRNAIRGFNVKKRIKTVVSNSACLPRPTKLPAYVIVKIYGTFIAVFLLIFASIYTERLRRGICSFFYRRREKRRVLYLYNESLRRRLSYTKFMKAKVKNMVRTRHLENEVNFWLAVRLKWPDRFGWLKYFACARERCLICGDPEPRKGPKYRACTSPGCPFLHCVECWRDVGKICYACTEFSDTETEEYDTQRSDF